One part of the Marichromatium purpuratum 984 genome encodes these proteins:
- the msrP gene encoding protein-methionine-sulfoxide reductase catalytic subunit MsrP encodes MLIRKPADIPSSEITPPQVWRARRTFIQGAALGVGAAALAPLGAVAATYPRPGEDEPLTPREFVTGYNNFYEFGTDKGDPAAHAHRLRTRPWSVVVDGECARPGEIGIEDILSGFDQQERIYRLRCVEAWAMVIPWLGFPLGELLARFEPTSRARYVAFETLFDPEQMPGQRRRVLDWPYREGLRIDEAMHPLTLLATGLYGETLPNQNGAPLRLVVPWKYGFKSIKSIVRIRFTAEQPPATWNRMQPDEYGFYANVNPAVDHPRWSQKSHRMIGGGWLAKRRETLPFNGYAEEVAGLYAGMDLRRFY; translated from the coding sequence ATGCTGATCCGCAAGCCTGCCGATATCCCGTCCTCCGAGATCACGCCGCCGCAGGTGTGGCGCGCGCGTCGTACCTTCATCCAGGGCGCCGCGCTGGGGGTGGGCGCGGCGGCGCTGGCGCCGCTCGGCGCCGTCGCTGCGACCTATCCGCGTCCCGGCGAGGACGAACCCCTGACCCCGCGCGAGTTCGTCACCGGCTACAACAATTTCTACGAGTTCGGGACCGACAAGGGGGACCCGGCGGCACACGCCCATCGGCTGCGCACCCGGCCCTGGTCGGTGGTGGTCGATGGCGAGTGCGCGCGTCCCGGCGAGATCGGCATCGAGGACATCCTCTCCGGGTTCGATCAGCAGGAGCGCATCTATCGGCTGCGTTGTGTCGAGGCCTGGGCGATGGTGATCCCCTGGCTCGGTTTCCCGCTCGGTGAGCTGCTGGCGCGTTTCGAGCCGACCTCGCGGGCGCGCTATGTCGCCTTCGAGACCCTGTTCGACCCCGAGCAGATGCCCGGTCAGCGTCGCCGGGTGCTCGACTGGCCCTATCGCGAGGGGCTGCGCATCGACGAGGCGATGCACCCGCTGACGCTGCTCGCCACCGGGCTCTACGGCGAGACCCTGCCGAACCAGAACGGCGCACCGCTACGGCTGGTGGTGCCGTGGAAATACGGCTTCAAGAGCATCAAGTCGATCGTGCGCATCCGCTTCACTGCCGAGCAGCCGCCGGCGACCTGGAACAGGATGCAGCCCGACGAGTACGGCTTCTACGCCAACGTCAATCCCGCCGTCGACCATCCGCGCTGGAGCCAGAAGAGCCATCGCATGATCGGTGGCGGCTGGCTGGCCAAGCGGCGCGAGACCCTGCCGTTCAACGGCTATGCCGAGGAGGTCGCCGGGCTCTATGCCGGCATGGACCTGAGGCGCTTCTACTGA
- a CDS encoding protein-methionine-sulfoxide reductase heme-binding subunit MsrQ, whose product MAGRDWMAWAKPGVFLLCLLPLALTLAQGLGGGLALGANPVEMLLHRSGLWTLRMLLLTLALTPLSRALGRPWPIRLRRMLGLFAFFYGMLHLLVYLWLDRALDWPVIVEDLTARPYIVVGMVALVLMSVLALTSTRGWQRRLRRNWKRLHRAVYLIAVLGVLHFLWLVKADLREPLIYAVILGVLLALRLPWGRWRRASAQSVQSASAVARRSASSSR is encoded by the coding sequence ATGGCCGGGCGCGACTGGATGGCCTGGGCCAAGCCCGGGGTCTTTCTGCTCTGTCTGCTGCCGCTGGCGCTGACCCTGGCGCAGGGGCTCGGTGGCGGGCTGGCGCTGGGGGCCAATCCGGTCGAGATGCTGCTCCATCGCAGCGGGCTGTGGACCCTGCGGATGCTGCTGCTTACCCTCGCGCTGACCCCGCTCAGCCGAGCCCTCGGTCGGCCCTGGCCGATCCGGCTGCGGCGCATGCTGGGGCTGTTCGCCTTCTTCTACGGCATGCTCCATCTGCTGGTCTATCTGTGGCTCGACCGCGCGCTCGACTGGCCGGTGATCGTCGAGGACCTGACCGCGCGGCCCTACATCGTCGTCGGCATGGTGGCGCTGGTGCTGATGAGCGTGCTGGCGCTGACCTCGACCCGTGGCTGGCAGCGTCGGCTGCGGCGCAACTGGAAGCGGTTGCACCGCGCCGTCTACCTGATCGCGGTGCTCGGGGTGTTGCACTTTCTCTGGCTGGTCAAGGCCGATCTGCGCGAGCCGCTGATCTATGCCGTCATCCTCGGCGTGCTGCTGGCGCTGCGGCTGCCCTGGGGGCGCTGGCGGCGCGCCTCGGCTCAGTCGGTTCAGTCGGCCTCGGCGGTGGCGCGGCGCTCGGCGAGTTCGTCGCGATAA
- a CDS encoding class I SAM-dependent DNA methyltransferase: protein MTDSKSMNQADRDVSKLIGVTAAKLDELEQYYDSWSETYEDDLTSMGYEAPRIAAEAIKSHQIDPAQPILDAGCGVGLTGLHLGKLGYTAITGVDYSPKSLEKAEARNCYAELARVDLNKPLDFAENHFAAAQCIGTLTYIDNMAGLMREFHRVVKPGGIVQLSHRVDLYDDAYRQALGALTDQGHWTHVHHSEPQPYIPGHQDFGDDQAIIFDIFRVK from the coding sequence ATGACCGACTCCAAGTCCATGAATCAGGCCGATCGTGATGTCAGCAAGCTGATCGGTGTGACCGCCGCCAAGCTCGACGAGCTCGAGCAGTACTACGACAGCTGGTCCGAGACCTACGAGGACGACCTGACGTCGATGGGCTACGAGGCCCCGCGCATCGCCGCCGAGGCGATCAAGTCGCACCAGATCGACCCCGCGCAGCCGATCCTCGACGCCGGTTGCGGCGTGGGCCTGACCGGGCTGCACCTGGGCAAGCTCGGCTACACCGCGATCACCGGTGTCGACTACTCCCCCAAGTCGCTGGAGAAGGCCGAGGCGCGCAACTGTTACGCCGAGCTGGCGCGCGTGGATCTCAACAAGCCGCTGGACTTCGCCGAGAACCACTTCGCCGCCGCCCAGTGCATCGGCACCCTGACCTATATCGACAACATGGCCGGGCTGATGCGCGAGTTCCATCGCGTGGTCAAGCCCGGCGGCATCGTCCAGCTCAGCCACCGTGTCGACCTCTATGACGACGCCTACAGACAGGCCCTCGGCGCGCTCACCGACCAAGGCCACTGGACCCACGTCCATCACTCCGAGCCCCAGCCCTACATCCCCGGCCACCAGGACTTTGGTGACGACCAGGCGATCATCTTCGACATCTTCCGGGTGAAGTAA
- a CDS encoding nuclease-related domain-containing protein → MSSDPLALVFQALVLPLLWCLPPLLVLLGARLLLPRWRGWQGERMVGRRLEALFPEVLHGVVLPDGCGGLTQIDHLALTPRGLLVVETKHYRGAIQGAAEATHWVQLIGRRRYPFVNPLHQNRRHVRAVEALGLGQPVHARVVFTDEARFVDAVPVGVSRCATLARDLGSLRGGRVGRARWVAWKRLRSQVRRGWIARWRHRRQVERRHGRDDRTRLGKALLGAAGALAGLLWWRVWGAVGL, encoded by the coding sequence TTGTCCTCCGATCCCTTGGCGCTGGTGTTCCAGGCGCTGGTCCTGCCGTTGTTGTGGTGTCTGCCGCCGTTGTTGGTGTTGCTCGGCGCGCGATTGCTGTTGCCGCGCTGGCGGGGTTGGCAGGGCGAGCGCATGGTCGGGCGGCGGCTCGAGGCGCTGTTCCCCGAGGTGTTGCATGGGGTGGTGTTGCCAGACGGGTGCGGTGGGCTGACCCAGATCGATCATCTGGCGCTGACCCCGCGCGGGTTGCTGGTGGTCGAGACCAAGCACTATCGCGGCGCCATCCAGGGCGCGGCCGAGGCGACGCACTGGGTGCAGCTGATCGGTCGGCGACGCTATCCCTTCGTCAATCCGCTGCACCAGAACCGTCGTCATGTCCGCGCGGTGGAGGCGCTGGGGCTGGGCCAGCCGGTCCATGCGCGGGTGGTGTTCACCGATGAGGCGCGATTCGTCGATGCGGTGCCGGTCGGGGTGTCGCGCTGCGCGACCCTGGCGCGCGATCTGGGCTCCTTGCGTGGTGGCCGGGTGGGACGGGCGCGGTGGGTGGCCTGGAAGCGTCTGCGGAGTCAGGTCCGACGCGGTTGGATCGCGCGTTGGCGACACCGGCGTCAGGTGGAGCGCCGCCACGGTCGCGACGACCGCACCCGGCTGGGCAAGGCGTTGCTTGGGGCGGCGGGCGCGTTGGCGGGGCTGTTGTGGTGGCGGGTGTGGGGGGCGGTCGGGCTGTGA
- a CDS encoding efflux RND transporter permease subunit, with protein sequence MRFTDIFIRRPVLASVVSLLILILGLRSYLDLEIRQYPETNNTVVTVTTAYPGASSDLVQGFITTPLQQAIAEANGIDFILGTSSAGTSMIEAHMKLNYDPNAAVAEIQAKVASRTNVLPEAAQNPVIDSSTGDSTALMYLAFTSEQMTLPQITDYLLRVVQPQLQAIDGVAKAEIFGDQTYAMRVWLDPTRMASLGISGDEVAQVLANNNHLAGIGKVKGNMVQVDLSATTDVSQVEDFRRLVIRDQDDTLIRLDDIARVELGAKSYDSSSLHDGKPSIFIGIEPTPGANPLQVASRVKALMPALRAQFPEGLNGIEAYDGSEFIQSSIDEVFTTLGEAVLIVLLVIFLSLGSIRAALVPSVAVPLSIIGAGFLMLLLGFSINLLTLLAMVLAIGLVVDDAIIVVENVHRHLEMGKSGLRAALDGARELAMPVIAMTTTLVAVYAPIGFMGGLVGSLFTEFAFTLAGAVLVSGVVALTLSPMLAGRVLHASTEQSRFERVVEHFFEWLSKSYRGLLARWLRYPSVTLLVAVAVLGGIYLMYAMTEKDLAPTEDQSILFFMATAPQSATIDYDKHYVDTQLLPIFESFPEYKESFIIIGMGGDQSTTFGGFKMPPTDQRERSQMEIEPQLQGAVSQITGMQTVVFPRPSLPTPGDGLPVEFVILSDRSHKELTDIADALLGQAMGSGKFMFLTKDVKYERPRTVLEVDRDLAGDLGISMADLGTSLGVMLNEDYVNWFSLEGRSYQVIPQVERRFRDSVEEFGDYYVRNGDGELIPLDALVNIRNQVEPSKRIQFQQLNAITVSGVAMPGVTLGEALGTLEVIAGEQFPRGVSWDYKGESRQYKSEGGALEVTFFLSLVVVYLVLAAQFESWRDPFVILMSVPLSLAGAMVFLFLGFASINIYTQVGLITLIGLIAKNGILIVEFANQLRQRDGLDKRAAVEEASAIRLRPILMTTVSMLVAMIPLLTASGPGAVSRFDIGLVIVTGLGIGTLFTLFVVPAFYLLLSPKEHTGPVTDEDEGNTAPQAG encoded by the coding sequence ATGAGATTCACCGATATCTTCATCCGTCGTCCGGTGCTGGCGAGCGTCGTCAGCCTGCTGATCCTGATCCTCGGTCTGCGCTCCTATCTCGACCTCGAGATCCGTCAGTACCCGGAGACCAACAACACGGTGGTCACCGTCACCACCGCCTACCCGGGCGCCAGCAGCGACCTGGTGCAGGGCTTCATCACCACCCCGCTGCAACAGGCCATCGCCGAGGCCAACGGCATCGACTTCATCCTCGGCACCAGCAGCGCCGGCACCTCGATGATCGAGGCGCACATGAAGCTCAACTACGACCCCAACGCCGCGGTCGCCGAGATCCAGGCCAAGGTCGCCAGCCGCACCAACGTGCTCCCCGAAGCGGCACAGAACCCGGTGATCGACTCCTCCACCGGCGACTCCACCGCGCTGATGTATCTCGCCTTCACCAGCGAGCAGATGACCCTGCCGCAGATCACCGACTATCTGCTGCGCGTGGTCCAGCCCCAGCTCCAGGCGATCGACGGCGTGGCCAAGGCCGAGATCTTCGGCGACCAGACCTATGCCATGCGCGTCTGGCTTGATCCCACGCGGATGGCCTCGCTCGGGATCAGCGGCGACGAGGTCGCCCAGGTGCTCGCCAACAACAACCACCTCGCCGGCATCGGCAAGGTCAAGGGCAACATGGTGCAGGTCGACCTCTCGGCGACCACCGATGTCAGCCAAGTCGAGGACTTCCGCCGCCTGGTGATCCGCGACCAGGACGACACCCTGATCAGGCTCGACGACATCGCCCGGGTCGAACTCGGCGCCAAGAGCTACGACTCGAGTAGCCTGCACGACGGCAAGCCGTCGATCTTCATCGGTATCGAACCGACCCCAGGGGCCAACCCGCTGCAGGTCGCCTCGCGCGTCAAGGCGCTGATGCCCGCCCTGCGCGCTCAGTTCCCCGAGGGACTCAACGGCATCGAGGCCTACGACGGCAGCGAATTCATCCAGTCCTCGATCGACGAGGTCTTCACCACCCTCGGCGAGGCGGTGCTAATCGTGCTGCTGGTGATCTTCCTCTCGCTCGGCTCGATCCGCGCCGCGCTGGTGCCCTCGGTGGCCGTCCCGCTGTCGATCATCGGCGCCGGCTTCCTGATGCTGCTGCTCGGCTTCTCGATCAACCTGCTCACCCTGCTGGCGATGGTGCTGGCCATCGGGCTGGTGGTCGATGACGCCATCATCGTCGTCGAGAACGTCCACCGCCATCTCGAGATGGGCAAGAGCGGACTGCGCGCAGCGCTCGACGGCGCGCGCGAGTTGGCGATGCCGGTCATCGCCATGACCACCACACTGGTGGCGGTCTACGCCCCGATCGGTTTCATGGGTGGACTGGTCGGTTCGCTGTTCACCGAGTTCGCCTTCACCCTCGCCGGCGCGGTGCTGGTCTCGGGCGTGGTGGCACTCACCCTCTCGCCCATGCTCGCCGGTCGGGTGCTGCACGCCAGCACCGAACAGAGCCGCTTCGAACGTGTTGTCGAGCACTTTTTCGAGTGGCTGTCGAAAAGCTATCGCGGACTGCTCGCGCGCTGGCTGCGCTACCCCTCGGTGACCCTGTTGGTAGCAGTCGCGGTGCTCGGCGGCATCTATCTGATGTACGCCATGACCGAGAAGGATTTGGCCCCCACCGAGGACCAGAGCATTCTCTTCTTCATGGCCACCGCACCACAGTCGGCGACCATCGACTACGACAAACACTACGTCGACACCCAGCTGCTGCCGATCTTCGAATCCTTCCCCGAGTACAAGGAGAGTTTCATCATCATCGGCATGGGCGGTGACCAGAGCACCACCTTCGGCGGCTTCAAGATGCCGCCGACCGATCAGCGCGAGCGCTCGCAGATGGAGATCGAGCCGCAGCTCCAGGGTGCCGTCTCGCAGATCACCGGGATGCAGACGGTGGTCTTCCCGCGCCCCAGCCTGCCCACCCCGGGCGACGGTCTACCGGTCGAGTTCGTCATCCTCTCGGATCGCTCGCACAAGGAACTCACCGACATCGCCGACGCCCTGCTCGGGCAGGCGATGGGCAGCGGCAAATTCATGTTCCTCACCAAGGACGTGAAGTACGAGCGACCGCGCACCGTGCTCGAGGTCGATCGCGATCTCGCCGGCGATCTCGGCATCAGCATGGCCGATCTCGGCACCAGCCTCGGGGTGATGCTCAACGAGGACTACGTCAACTGGTTCAGTCTGGAGGGACGCAGCTATCAGGTCATCCCCCAGGTCGAACGCCGCTTCCGCGACAGCGTCGAGGAATTCGGCGACTACTACGTACGCAACGGCGACGGCGAATTGATCCCGCTCGACGCCCTGGTCAACATCCGCAACCAGGTCGAACCGTCCAAGCGCATCCAGTTCCAGCAGCTCAACGCCATCACCGTCTCCGGCGTGGCGATGCCCGGAGTCACCCTCGGCGAGGCGCTCGGTACGCTGGAGGTGATCGCCGGCGAACAGTTCCCGCGCGGCGTGAGCTGGGACTACAAGGGCGAGTCACGCCAGTACAAGTCCGAGGGCGGCGCGCTGGAAGTCACCTTCTTCCTCTCGCTGGTGGTGGTCTATCTGGTACTCGCGGCACAGTTCGAGAGCTGGCGCGATCCCTTCGTCATCCTGATGTCGGTGCCGTTGTCGCTCGCCGGGGCGATGGTGTTCCTCTTCCTCGGCTTCGCCAGTATCAACATCTACACCCAGGTGGGACTGATCACCCTGATCGGGCTGATCGCCAAGAACGGCATCCTCATCGTCGAGTTCGCCAACCAGCTGCGCCAACGCGATGGACTCGACAAGCGCGCGGCGGTCGAGGAGGCCTCGGCGATCCGACTGCGCCCGATCCTGATGACCACCGTCTCGATGCTGGTGGCGATGATCCCGCTGCTCACCGCCAGCGGTCCGGGCGCGGTCAGTCGCTTCGACATCGGACTGGTGATCGTCACCGGGCTGGGGATCGGGACCCTGTTCACCCTGTTCGTGGTCCCGGCCTTCTACCTGTTGCTCTCGCCCAAGGAGCACACCGGTCCGGTGACCGACGAAGACGAAGGGAACACCGCGCCCCAGGCCGGTTGA
- a CDS encoding efflux RND transporter periplasmic adaptor subunit has protein sequence MIARILTVLVALAALIGALAFFKYSQITQEMAAFSQPRPATAVAAVSVDTTSWSPTLSGVGTVQAVQGVEVNSEVDGQVREILFESGAMVEAGQILLRLEDDVDRATLEGLQAAEQLAEIQLRRNRTLLRDRAVAQGDVDERAAQLDQARAEVKATEANIRKKTIRAPFAGQLGIRQVDLGQFLAAGTAIVSLQALDPVYVDYALPERHLAQLHPGQPVRVRVAAYPERVFEGEIQAIDPGIDQGTRNVRIRARFDNPELTLRPGMFTRVETLLPTQESVLTLPREAITFNTYGDSVYRVVERDGQTLVERRQITTGAVRGEEVVILDGLVAGDRVVRGGQVKLTNGQPVRVVDKPAQQPTDVEGETE, from the coding sequence ATGATCGCCCGAATCCTCACCGTGCTGGTGGCGCTCGCCGCGCTGATCGGCGCACTCGCCTTCTTCAAATACAGCCAGATCACCCAGGAGATGGCCGCCTTCTCCCAGCCCCGTCCGGCGACCGCCGTCGCCGCCGTCAGCGTCGACACCACCAGCTGGAGTCCCACCCTCTCCGGGGTCGGCACGGTCCAGGCGGTCCAGGGCGTGGAGGTCAACAGCGAGGTCGACGGCCAGGTTCGCGAGATCCTGTTCGAGTCCGGCGCCATGGTCGAGGCGGGGCAGATTCTACTGCGCCTCGAGGACGATGTGGACCGCGCCACGCTCGAGGGCCTGCAGGCCGCCGAACAGCTCGCCGAGATCCAACTGCGGCGCAACCGCACCCTGCTGCGCGATCGCGCCGTCGCCCAGGGCGATGTCGACGAACGCGCCGCCCAGCTCGACCAGGCCCGCGCCGAGGTCAAGGCCACCGAAGCCAACATCCGCAAGAAGACCATCCGCGCGCCCTTCGCCGGGCAGCTCGGCATCCGTCAGGTCGATCTCGGCCAGTTCCTCGCCGCCGGCACCGCCATCGTCTCGCTCCAGGCGCTCGACCCGGTCTATGTCGACTACGCCCTGCCCGAACGCCATCTCGCCCAGCTCCACCCCGGGCAGCCGGTTCGGGTCCGGGTGGCGGCCTATCCCGAGCGCGTCTTCGAGGGGGAGATCCAGGCCATTGACCCGGGCATCGATCAGGGCACGCGCAACGTCAGGATCCGCGCCCGCTTCGACAACCCCGAGCTGACGCTGCGTCCGGGCATGTTCACGCGGGTCGAGACCCTGCTGCCGACCCAGGAGTCGGTGCTGACGCTGCCGCGCGAGGCGATCACCTTCAACACCTATGGCGACTCGGTCTATCGCGTCGTCGAGCGTGACGGTCAGACCCTGGTCGAGCGCCGCCAGATCACCACCGGCGCGGTGCGCGGCGAGGAGGTCGTCATCCTCGACGGACTCGTCGCCGGCGACCGGGTGGTGCGCGGCGGCCAGGTCAAGCTCACCAACGGCCAACCGGTGCGCGTGGTCGACAAGCCAGCGCAGCAGCCGACCGATGTCGAGGGTGAGACCGAATGA